A genome region from Carya illinoinensis cultivar Pawnee chromosome 2, C.illinoinensisPawnee_v1, whole genome shotgun sequence includes the following:
- the LOC122301650 gene encoding uncharacterized protein LOC122301650, whose translation MGKQMWLKNGDRNTKFFHRAASQRKKANEIQNIKREDGSVACSREDIFDIFNRHYKSLFSTSQLDKIADCLKYVEKRVDEHMNRHLTREFTAEEVRTTLFQTNPLGSPGLDGFSAIFFQKHWDIVGEDVTKAVLEAFNAEGDMSCNNETYILLILKLVSKVIANRLKLILHQIISPTQSAFVLGRLILDNVIVAFEAMHSMSTKVKGQQGFMSLKLDMIEVLSSLLQQAEDSRLIHGIQLGRGRLSINHLFFADDSLLFCRVSAVEWAKIIELLELYESGSRQKLNKEKTSIYFSANTKIMTRDHILGMAGFRATLSYEKYLGLLALLGRSRIQAFKGILDRVRSRVSNLKNKLLSQTGKEVLLKAIIQALPTYCMGVFKLSKSLLRELNRIMHNYWWGQQQGERKTHWVSWQQMGKAKNDGGVGFKNFESFNYALLAKQAWRILQVHHSLASQVLRAKYFPKIDFLKAKVGVRPFFIWMSICSARHLIERGTISRIGNGHNKLI comes from the exons ATGGGTAAACAGATGTGGCTAAAAAAtggagatagaaatacaaaattcttccaTAGAGCTGCAAGTCAGAGAAAAAAAGCAAATGAAATTCAGAACATTAAAAGGGAAGATGGGAGTGTGGCATGCAGCAGGGAAGATATCTTTGACATTTTTAATAGACACTACAAGAGCCTTTTCTCAACCTCTCAACTTGATAAGATAGCTGATTGCCTGAAGTATGTGGAGAAGAGAGTGGATGAACACATGAACAGACATCTAACAAGAGAATTCACTGCAGAAGAGGTAAGAACAACTTTATTTCAAACGAATCCATTAGGATCTCCAGGTCTTGATGGATTCTCagctatattttttcaaaaacattgGGACATAGTAGGAGAGGATGTAACCAAAGCTGTCCTAGAAGCTTTCAATGCTGAAGGGGACATGTCCTGCAATAATGAGACCTACATACTACTCATCCTTAAG CTAGTCTCTAAAGTCATAGCAAACAGGCTCAAGTTAATCTTGCATCAAATCATTTCCCCtactcaaagtgcttttgtactAGGAAGGTTAATTCTTGATAATGTAATTGTGGCATTTGAAGCAATGCATTCAATGAGCACAAAAGTAAAGGGGCAACAGGGCTTTATGTCATTGAAACTAgatatga TTGAGGTATTAAGCTCACTTCTGCAACAAGCTGAAGATTCAAGGCTTATCCATGGAATCCAATTGGGAAGAGGCAGACTAAGTAtcaaccatttattttttgcagatgatagtctgTTGTTTTGCCGTGTAAGTGCAGTGGAGTGGGCAAAGATAATTGAACTACTTGAGCTGTATGAAAGTGGCTCAAGGCAGAAACTCAACAAGGAAAAAACATCTATTTACTTCAgtgcaaacaccaaaataaTGACCAGAGATCACATCCTTGGCATGGCTGGTTTCAGAGCCACTTTAAGCTATGAGAAATATTTAGGATTACTTGCTCTATTAGGCAGATCAAGAATTCAGGCTTTCAAAGGGATACTGGATAGAGTCAGAAGTCGTGTGAGTaacttgaaaaataaattgctATCACAAACTGGAAAGGAGGTGTTACTTAAGGCAATCATCCAAGCTCTGCCCACATATTGCATGGGAGTCTTTAAACTGTCTAAGAGTCTTCTAAGAGAACTCAATAGAATAATGCACAATTACTGGTGGGGTCAACAACAAGGGGAAAGGAAAACACACTGGGTTTCTTGGCAACAAATGGGAAAGGCAAAAAATGATGGAGGGGTGGGATTCAAAAATTTTGAGAGCTTTAATTATGCTCTATTAGCTAAACAAGCTTGGAGGATTCTACAAGTACACCATTCACTGGCATCTCAGGTTCTCAGagcaaaatattttccaaaaatagattTCTTGAAGGCTAAAGTGGGTGTCAGACCCTTCTTTATTTGGATGAGTATTTGCTCAGCAAGACACTTGATTGAAAGGGGCACCATATCAAGGATTGGAAATGGCCATAATAAACTTATTTGA